A single region of the Coregonus clupeaformis isolate EN_2021a chromosome 16, ASM2061545v1, whole genome shotgun sequence genome encodes:
- the si:ch73-29c22.1 gene encoding kelch-like protein 20 isoform X2 — protein MMHKDRRGGVGGRHGIPSSMSLRRQHSKLPPREVFNDIMYIVGGWTQEDPSCPVEQFCPLENEWKNMASMINHRGNVAVCGLYGKIYTVGGSDGVTYKSNVERYDPQTNTWSNDVAPLSSPRSGVCLVEMDGYLYALGGYDGMVCTNTVERYNPKMNSWTKQAPMLSRRSGAAAAVMDGLLYVIGGSDGDVPMNTVERFNPLDGTWYVCPPMLTARENAGCCVYLGRLFVTGGRDDLNLELSTAEKFDPDALRWTPVKHMRCKRNNMSLMVFNGSLLAVGGFDGITNLKTIEVYNHESNTWRHFGSMKTKHPGGHVAILTTKHGYSL, from the exons ATGATGCACAAAGACAGACGAGGGGGGGTCGGTGGTCGCCATGGCATCCCGAGCTCTATGTCCCTGCGCAGACAACACTCCAAACTCCCCCCTAGAGAGGTGTTCAACGACATCATGTACATAG TGGGCGGCTGGACCCAAGAGGACCCCTCCTGCCCAGTGGAACAGTTCTGCCCCCTGGAGAATGAGTGGAAGAACATGGCCTCCATGATCAATCACCGTGGTAACGTGGCCGTGTGCGGCCTGTATGGGAAGATCTACACAGTGGGCGGGTCCGATGGCGTCACCTACAAAAGCAATGTGGAGAG GTACGACCCACAAACTAATACCTGGAGTAACGACGTGGCCCCCCTGAGCAGCCCCCGCAGCGGAGTGTGTCTGGTGGAGATGGACGGATACCTGTACGCCCTCGGAGGGTACGACGGCATGGTCTGCACCAACACTGTTGAGAG GTATAATCCCAAAATGAACAGCTGGACGAAGCAGGCTCCGATGCTGAGCCGGCGTAGTGGGGCAGCTGCTGCTGTGATGGATGGTCTCCTGTACGTGATTGGAGGCAGCGATGGAGACGTACCCatgaacacag TGGAGCGTTTTAATCCCTTGGATGGGACGTGGTATGTGTGCCCCCCCATGCTGACCGCTAGAGAGAACGCCGGCTGCTGTGTGTACCTGGGACGTCTGTTTGTGACCGGAGGCCGGGATGACCTCAACCTGGAGCTCAGCACTGCAGAGAAGTTTGATCCAGACGCTCTGAGATGGACCCCCGTCAAACACATGAGGTGCAAGAGGAACAAT ATGTCCCTGATGGTGTTCAACGGGTCGTTGTTGGCTGTAGGAGGCTTTGATGGCATTACCAATCTGAAAACAATAGAAGTCTACAACCACGAGTCAAACACATGGAG ACACTTTGGGAGCATGAAGACTAAACATCCGGGAGGCCATGTTGCCATTTTGACCACAAAACATGGTTACAGCCTGTAA
- the si:ch73-29c22.1 gene encoding kelch-like protein 20 isoform X3 — protein sequence MPLRNSKGKVGCQMLYTVGGWTQEDPSCPVEQFCPLENEWKNMASMINHRGNVAVCGLYGKIYTVGGSDGVTYKSNVERYDPQTNTWSNDVAPLSSPRSGVCLVEMDGYLYALGGYDGMVCTNTVERYNPKMNSWTKQAPMLSRRSGAAAAVMDGLLYVIGGSDGDVPMNTVERFNPLDGTWYVCPPMLTARENAGCCVYLGRLFVTGGRDDLNLELSTAEKFDPDALRWTPVKHMRCKRNNMSLMVFNGSLLAVGGFDGITNLKTIEVYNHESNTWRHFGSMKTKHPGGHVAILTTKHGYSL from the exons ATGCCACTGCGTAACTCCAAAGGAAAAGTTGGATGCCAAATGTTATATACAG TGGGCGGCTGGACCCAAGAGGACCCCTCCTGCCCAGTGGAACAGTTCTGCCCCCTGGAGAATGAGTGGAAGAACATGGCCTCCATGATCAATCACCGTGGTAACGTGGCCGTGTGCGGCCTGTATGGGAAGATCTACACAGTGGGCGGGTCCGATGGCGTCACCTACAAAAGCAATGTGGAGAG GTACGACCCACAAACTAATACCTGGAGTAACGACGTGGCCCCCCTGAGCAGCCCCCGCAGCGGAGTGTGTCTGGTGGAGATGGACGGATACCTGTACGCCCTCGGAGGGTACGACGGCATGGTCTGCACCAACACTGTTGAGAG GTATAATCCCAAAATGAACAGCTGGACGAAGCAGGCTCCGATGCTGAGCCGGCGTAGTGGGGCAGCTGCTGCTGTGATGGATGGTCTCCTGTACGTGATTGGAGGCAGCGATGGAGACGTACCCatgaacacag TGGAGCGTTTTAATCCCTTGGATGGGACGTGGTATGTGTGCCCCCCCATGCTGACCGCTAGAGAGAACGCCGGCTGCTGTGTGTACCTGGGACGTCTGTTTGTGACCGGAGGCCGGGATGACCTCAACCTGGAGCTCAGCACTGCAGAGAAGTTTGATCCAGACGCTCTGAGATGGACCCCCGTCAAACACATGAGGTGCAAGAGGAACAAT ATGTCCCTGATGGTGTTCAACGGGTCGTTGTTGGCTGTAGGAGGCTTTGATGGCATTACCAATCTGAAAACAATAGAAGTCTACAACCACGAGTCAAACACATGGAG ACACTTTGGGAGCATGAAGACTAAACATCCGGGAGGCCATGTTGCCATTTTGACCACAAAACATGGTTACAGCCTGTAA
- the si:ch73-29c22.1 gene encoding kelch-like protein 20 isoform X1: MGVYNEQGEALGEPDTQEVMMHKDRRGGVGGRHGIPSSMSLRRQHSKLPPREVFNDIMYIVGGWTQEDPSCPVEQFCPLENEWKNMASMINHRGNVAVCGLYGKIYTVGGSDGVTYKSNVERYDPQTNTWSNDVAPLSSPRSGVCLVEMDGYLYALGGYDGMVCTNTVERYNPKMNSWTKQAPMLSRRSGAAAAVMDGLLYVIGGSDGDVPMNTVERFNPLDGTWYVCPPMLTARENAGCCVYLGRLFVTGGRDDLNLELSTAEKFDPDALRWTPVKHMRCKRNNMSLMVFNGSLLAVGGFDGITNLKTIEVYNHESNTWRHFGSMKTKHPGGHVAILTTKHGYSL, encoded by the exons ATGGGAGTGTACAATGAACAAGG gGAGGCCCTTGGAGAACCAGACACACAGGAGGTCATGATGCACAAAGACAGACGAGGGGGGGTCGGTGGTCGCCATGGCATCCCGAGCTCTATGTCCCTGCGCAGACAACACTCCAAACTCCCCCCTAGAGAGGTGTTCAACGACATCATGTACATAG TGGGCGGCTGGACCCAAGAGGACCCCTCCTGCCCAGTGGAACAGTTCTGCCCCCTGGAGAATGAGTGGAAGAACATGGCCTCCATGATCAATCACCGTGGTAACGTGGCCGTGTGCGGCCTGTATGGGAAGATCTACACAGTGGGCGGGTCCGATGGCGTCACCTACAAAAGCAATGTGGAGAG GTACGACCCACAAACTAATACCTGGAGTAACGACGTGGCCCCCCTGAGCAGCCCCCGCAGCGGAGTGTGTCTGGTGGAGATGGACGGATACCTGTACGCCCTCGGAGGGTACGACGGCATGGTCTGCACCAACACTGTTGAGAG GTATAATCCCAAAATGAACAGCTGGACGAAGCAGGCTCCGATGCTGAGCCGGCGTAGTGGGGCAGCTGCTGCTGTGATGGATGGTCTCCTGTACGTGATTGGAGGCAGCGATGGAGACGTACCCatgaacacag TGGAGCGTTTTAATCCCTTGGATGGGACGTGGTATGTGTGCCCCCCCATGCTGACCGCTAGAGAGAACGCCGGCTGCTGTGTGTACCTGGGACGTCTGTTTGTGACCGGAGGCCGGGATGACCTCAACCTGGAGCTCAGCACTGCAGAGAAGTTTGATCCAGACGCTCTGAGATGGACCCCCGTCAAACACATGAGGTGCAAGAGGAACAAT ATGTCCCTGATGGTGTTCAACGGGTCGTTGTTGGCTGTAGGAGGCTTTGATGGCATTACCAATCTGAAAACAATAGAAGTCTACAACCACGAGTCAAACACATGGAG ACACTTTGGGAGCATGAAGACTAAACATCCGGGAGGCCATGTTGCCATTTTGACCACAAAACATGGTTACAGCCTGTAA